Proteins encoded within one genomic window of Cellulomonas flavigena DSM 20109:
- the rpsL gene encoding 30S ribosomal protein S12 gives MPTIQQLVRKGRQAKTNKSKTPALKGSPQRRGVCTRVYTTTPKKPNSALRKVARVRLSSGIEVTAYIPGVGHNLQEHSIVLVRGGRVKDLPGVRYKIVRGALDTQGVKNRKQARSRYGAKKG, from the coding sequence GTGCCTACGATCCAGCAGCTGGTCCGCAAGGGCCGGCAGGCGAAGACGAACAAGTCGAAGACGCCTGCCCTCAAGGGCTCCCCCCAGCGACGCGGTGTGTGCACCCGCGTCTACACGACCACCCCGAAGAAGCCGAACTCCGCGCTCCGCAAGGTCGCGCGTGTGCGCCTCTCGTCGGGCATCGAGGTCACGGCGTACATCCCGGGCGTCGGTCACAACCTGCAGGAGCACTCGATCGTGCTCGTGCGCGGCGGCCGTGTGAAGGACCTCCCCGGAGTCCGCTACAAGATCGTCCGCGGCGCGCTCGACACGCAGGGCGTCAAGAACCGCAAGCAGGCGCGCAGCCGCTACGGCGCGAAGAAGGGCTGA
- the rplL gene encoding 50S ribosomal protein L7/L12 translates to MAKLTTDELIDAFKELTLIELSEFVKAFEEVFEVTAAAPAAVAVAAPAGGGADAPVEEEKDSFDVVLEAAGDKKIQVIKEVRTLTSLGLKEAKDLVDGAPKPVLEGVNKETAEKAKAALEGAGATISLK, encoded by the coding sequence ATGGCGAAGCTCACCACCGACGAGCTCATCGACGCGTTCAAGGAGCTCACCCTCATCGAGCTCTCCGAGTTCGTGAAGGCCTTCGAGGAGGTCTTCGAGGTCACCGCCGCCGCTCCGGCCGCCGTCGCGGTCGCCGCCCCCGCCGGCGGTGGCGCCGACGCCCCGGTCGAGGAGGAGAAGGACTCGTTCGACGTCGTCCTCGAGGCCGCCGGCGACAAGAAGATCCAGGTCATCAAGGAGGTGCGCACGCTCACGAGCCTCGGCCTGAAGGAGGCCAAGGACCTCGTGGACGGCGCGCCGAAGCCGGTCCTGGAGGGCGTCAACAAGGAGACGGCCGAGAAGGCCAAGGCTGCGCTCGAGGGCGCGGGCGCCACGATCTCCCTCAAGTGA
- a CDS encoding DNA-directed RNA polymerase subunit beta' codes for MLDVNVFDELRIGLATADDIRAWSHGEVKKPETINYRTLKPEKDGLFCEKIFGPTRDWECYCGKYKRVRFKGIICERCGVEVTRSKVRRERMGHIELAAPVTHIWFFKGVPSRLGYLLDLAPKDLEKVIYFAAYMITWVDEDGRQEDLPNLQNEIDLEKKEISDRRDNDINARAQKLEADLAELEAEGAKADARRKVRDSAEREMAQIRKRADAELDRLEQVWDRFKNLKVADLEGDEMLYRALQDRYGNYFEGSMGAAAIQKRLEAFDLEAESEALREIIRSGKGQRKTRALKRLKVVNAFLTTNNSPTGMVLDAVPVIPPDLRPMVQLDGGRFATSDLNDLYRRVINRNNRLKRLLDLGAPEIIVNNEKRMLQEAVDSLFDNGRRGRPVTGPGNRPLKSISDMLKGKQGRFRQNLLGKRVDYSGRSVIVVGPQLKLHQCGLPKQMALELFKPFVMKRLVDLNHAQNIKSAKRMVERARPVVWDVLEEVITEHPVLLNRAPTLHRLGIQAFEPQLVEGKAIHLHPLVCAAFNADFDGDQMAVHLPLSAEAQAEARILMLSSNNILKPSDGRPVTMPSQDMIIGLFHLTSDKEDPLGQGRSFSSVAEAIMAFDQGTLDLNAVVKIRFDDLVLSEEQAPEGWEPGQTLLFETTLGRALFNELLPVDYPYENGVVDKKRLSVIVNDLAERYPKVEVAASLDALKEAGFRWATRSGVTIAISDVATPAVKQEILDEHEARAAKVQGQYEKGLITDDERRQELIEIWTNATDKVAKAMQANFPARNTVFRMVGSGARGNWMQVRQIAGMRGLVANPKGEIIPRPIKANYREGLSVLEYFIATHGARKGLADTALRTADSGYLTRRLVDVSQDVIVREEDCGTERGLTMPIGVASADGTLRRHDKVETSVYSRTLATDVEADGEVVGRAGDDVGDVLLDRLLDSGVTELKIRSVLTCESRVGTCAKCYGRSLATGKLVDIGEAVGIIAAQSIGEPGTQLTMRTFHTGGVASADDITQGLPRVQELFEARTPKGEAHIAEFSGRITVEETDRARALVLTPDDGSEEIRYAITKRSRLLVQDGDHVSVGTQLVQGAVDPKKVLRILGPRATQKHLVDEVQEVYRSQGVDIHDKHIEVIVRQMLRRVTVLDSGETGLLPGELAERGRFEDANRKAVSEGGQPASGRPELMGITKASLATDSWLSAASFQETTKVLTEAAMSSRSDPLLGLKENVILGKLIPAGTGLPRYRNVEVEATEEAKAELYPAFGYDEIDFPALGLGTGEAIPLEDIDFGDYR; via the coding sequence TTGCTCGACGTCAACGTCTTCGACGAGCTGCGCATCGGCCTGGCCACGGCCGACGACATCCGTGCCTGGTCGCACGGCGAGGTGAAGAAGCCCGAGACCATCAACTACCGCACCCTCAAGCCGGAGAAGGACGGGCTCTTCTGCGAGAAGATCTTCGGCCCCACCCGGGACTGGGAGTGCTACTGCGGCAAGTACAAGCGCGTGCGCTTCAAGGGCATCATCTGCGAGCGCTGCGGCGTCGAGGTGACGCGCTCGAAGGTGCGCCGTGAGCGCATGGGCCACATCGAGCTCGCCGCGCCCGTCACGCACATCTGGTTCTTCAAGGGTGTGCCGTCCCGCCTCGGCTACCTGCTCGACCTGGCGCCGAAGGACCTGGAGAAGGTCATCTACTTCGCGGCCTACATGATCACGTGGGTCGACGAGGACGGTCGCCAGGAGGACCTCCCGAACCTCCAGAACGAGATCGACCTGGAGAAGAAGGAGATCTCGGACCGCCGCGACAACGACATCAACGCCCGCGCCCAGAAGCTCGAGGCCGACCTGGCCGAGCTCGAGGCCGAGGGCGCCAAGGCCGACGCGCGCCGCAAGGTCCGTGACTCCGCCGAGCGCGAGATGGCGCAGATCCGGAAGCGCGCCGACGCCGAGCTCGACCGTCTCGAGCAGGTCTGGGACCGGTTCAAGAACCTCAAGGTCGCCGACCTCGAGGGCGACGAGATGCTGTACCGCGCCCTGCAGGACCGGTACGGCAACTACTTCGAGGGCTCGATGGGCGCTGCGGCGATCCAGAAGCGCCTCGAGGCGTTCGACCTGGAGGCCGAGTCCGAGGCGCTGCGCGAGATCATCCGCAGCGGCAAGGGCCAGCGCAAGACCCGTGCCCTCAAGCGGCTCAAGGTCGTCAACGCGTTCCTCACGACGAACAACTCGCCGACAGGCATGGTCCTCGACGCGGTCCCGGTCATCCCGCCGGACCTGCGGCCGATGGTCCAGCTCGACGGTGGCCGCTTCGCCACGTCGGACCTCAACGACCTGTACCGCCGCGTCATCAACCGGAACAACCGCCTCAAGCGGCTCCTGGACCTGGGCGCGCCGGAGATCATCGTCAACAACGAGAAGCGGATGCTCCAGGAGGCCGTGGACTCGCTGTTCGACAACGGCCGGCGCGGCCGCCCGGTGACGGGCCCCGGCAACCGCCCGCTGAAGTCGATCTCCGACATGCTCAAGGGCAAGCAGGGCCGGTTCCGCCAGAACCTGCTCGGCAAGCGCGTCGACTACTCGGGCCGCTCGGTCATCGTCGTCGGCCCGCAGCTCAAGCTGCACCAGTGCGGTCTGCCCAAGCAGATGGCGCTCGAGCTGTTCAAGCCGTTCGTGATGAAGCGCCTGGTCGACCTCAACCACGCGCAGAACATCAAGTCGGCCAAGCGCATGGTCGAGCGCGCGCGCCCGGTCGTGTGGGACGTGCTCGAGGAGGTCATCACCGAGCACCCGGTGCTGCTCAACCGGGCGCCCACGCTGCACCGTCTGGGCATCCAGGCGTTCGAGCCGCAGCTCGTCGAGGGCAAGGCGATCCACCTGCACCCGCTCGTCTGCGCGGCGTTCAACGCCGACTTCGACGGTGACCAGATGGCCGTCCACCTGCCCCTGAGCGCGGAGGCGCAGGCCGAGGCCCGCATCCTCATGCTCTCGAGCAACAACATCCTCAAGCCGTCCGACGGCCGCCCGGTGACCATGCCCTCGCAGGACATGATCATCGGCCTGTTCCACCTGACCTCCGACAAGGAGGACCCGCTGGGGCAGGGCCGGTCGTTCAGCTCGGTCGCCGAGGCGATCATGGCGTTCGACCAGGGCACGCTCGACCTCAACGCGGTCGTGAAGATCCGGTTCGACGACCTGGTCCTCTCCGAGGAGCAGGCGCCCGAGGGCTGGGAGCCGGGGCAGACGCTGCTCTTCGAGACGACGCTCGGCCGTGCGCTGTTCAACGAGCTGCTGCCGGTCGACTACCCGTACGAGAACGGGGTCGTCGACAAGAAGCGTCTGTCGGTCATCGTCAACGACCTGGCGGAGCGGTACCCGAAGGTCGAGGTCGCCGCGTCGCTCGACGCGCTGAAGGAGGCCGGCTTCCGCTGGGCCACCCGCTCCGGCGTCACGATCGCGATCTCCGACGTCGCCACGCCGGCCGTCAAGCAGGAGATCCTCGACGAGCACGAGGCGCGCGCGGCGAAGGTGCAGGGCCAGTACGAGAAGGGCCTCATCACCGACGACGAGCGTCGCCAGGAGCTCATCGAGATCTGGACGAACGCCACGGACAAGGTCGCCAAGGCCATGCAGGCCAACTTCCCGGCCCGCAACACCGTGTTCCGCATGGTCGGCTCGGGTGCGCGTGGCAACTGGATGCAGGTCCGGCAGATCGCCGGCATGCGTGGTCTGGTCGCCAACCCGAAGGGCGAGATCATCCCGCGCCCGATCAAGGCGAACTACCGCGAGGGCCTGTCCGTCCTCGAGTACTTCATCGCGACGCACGGCGCCCGCAAGGGTCTGGCGGACACCGCGCTGCGGACCGCCGACTCGGGGTACCTCACGCGTCGTCTGGTGGACGTCTCGCAGGACGTCATCGTCCGCGAGGAGGACTGCGGCACCGAGCGCGGGCTGACCATGCCGATCGGCGTGGCGTCCGCGGACGGCACGCTGCGCCGCCACGACAAGGTGGAGACGTCCGTGTACTCGCGGACCCTCGCGACCGACGTCGAGGCGGACGGCGAGGTCGTCGGCCGCGCCGGTGACGACGTCGGCGACGTCCTGCTCGACCGGCTGCTGGACTCGGGCGTCACCGAGCTCAAGATCCGCTCGGTGCTCACCTGCGAGTCCCGCGTCGGCACGTGCGCCAAGTGCTACGGCCGCTCGCTGGCCACCGGCAAGCTCGTCGACATCGGCGAGGCCGTCGGCATCATCGCGGCGCAGTCCATCGGTGAGCCCGGCACCCAGCTGACGATGCGGACGTTCCACACCGGTGGTGTCGCGTCGGCCGACGACATCACGCAGGGTCTGCCGCGTGTCCAGGAGCTCTTCGAGGCCCGTACCCCCAAGGGTGAGGCGCACATCGCGGAGTTCTCGGGCCGCATCACGGTCGAGGAGACGGACCGGGCGCGTGCGCTCGTCCTGACCCCGGACGACGGCTCGGAGGAGATCCGCTACGCGATCACCAAGCGGTCGCGGCTCCTCGTGCAGGACGGCGACCACGTCTCGGTCGGCACGCAGCTCGTCCAGGGCGCCGTCGACCCCAAGAAGGTGCTGCGCATCCTCGGCCCGCGTGCCACGCAGAAGCACCTGGTGGACGAGGTCCAGGAGGTCTACCGCTCCCAGGGCGTGGACATCCACGACAAGCACATCGAGGTCATCGTGCGGCAGATGCTGCGGCGCGTGACGGTGCTCGACTCCGGCGAGACGGGTCTGCTGCCCGGCGAGCTGGCCGAGCGTGGCCGCTTCGAGGACGCGAACCGCAAGGCCGTGTCCGAGGGTGGCCAGCCGGCCTCGGGTCGTCCGGAGCTCATGGGGATCACCAAGGCGTCGCTCGCGACCGACTCGTGGCTCTCCGCCGCCTCCTTCCAGGAGACGACGAAGGTCCTCACCGAGGCCGCGATGTCGAGCCGTTCGGACCCGCTGCTGGGCCTGAAGGAGAACGTCATCCTCGGCAAGCTCATCCCCGCCGGTACGGGCCTGCCCCGCTACCGCAACGTGGAGGTGGAGGCGACCGAGGAGGCCAAGGCCGAGCTGTACCCGGCCTTCGGCTACGACGAGATCGACTTCCCGGCGCTCGGTCTGGGCACCGGCGAGGCGATCCCGCTCGAGGACATCGACTTCGGCGACTACCGCTGA
- the rplJ gene encoding 50S ribosomal protein L10, whose amino-acid sequence MARPDKAAAVAELAERFRGSNAAVLTEYRGLTVAQLRSLRKALGGNANYAVVKNTLTAIAAKEAGLEGLDDALAGPSAIAFVTGDPVEAAKGLRDFAKANPALVIKGGVVDGRPVTAADITKLADLESREVLLAKAAGAMKAKLYQAAYLFTAPASQAVRTVEALRAKQESDAAA is encoded by the coding sequence ATGGCGAGGCCGGACAAGGCTGCCGCTGTCGCGGAGCTGGCGGAGCGCTTCCGCGGCTCGAACGCGGCCGTGCTGACCGAGTACCGCGGGCTCACCGTCGCGCAGCTCAGGTCGCTGCGCAAGGCGCTCGGCGGTAACGCGAACTACGCCGTGGTGAAGAACACGCTGACCGCCATCGCGGCCAAGGAAGCCGGCCTCGAGGGCCTCGACGACGCGCTCGCGGGCCCGTCGGCGATCGCCTTCGTCACCGGTGACCCGGTCGAGGCGGCCAAGGGACTGCGTGACTTCGCCAAGGCGAACCCCGCCCTGGTCATCAAGGGGGGCGTCGTCGACGGCCGCCCGGTGACCGCGGCGGACATCACCAAGCTCGCGGACCTCGAGTCCCGCGAGGTGCTGCTGGCCAAGGCGGCCGGCGCGATGAAGGCCAAGCTCTACCAGGCCGCGTACCTGTTCACGGCTCCTGCCTCGCAGGCCGTGCGCACCGTCGAGGCCCTGCGCGCCAAGCAGGAGTCCGACGCCGCAGCCTGA
- the rpoB gene encoding DNA-directed RNA polymerase subunit beta — MAASRIPTAPSADAIANRTASRRISFAKIHEPLEVPDLLGLQTESFDWLLGNERWQARVAAALEVGRNDVPETAGLEEIFEEISPIEDFGGTMSLSFREHRFEPPKYTAEECKEKDFTFAAPLFVTAEFVNYTTGEIKSQTVFMGDFPLMTERGTFIINGTERVVVSQLVRSPGVYFERTADKTSDKDVLTAKVIPSRGAWLEFEIDKRDNVGVRVDRKRKQNATVLLKALGMTESEIREEFAEYPAVIDTLEKDHVQTQDEALLDLYRKIRPGEPPTVEAGRALLENFYFNPKRYDLAKVGRYKLNKKLGQDAPLSDSVLALSDVVATIKYLAALHIDKPTLPGTRGGQAVEIRVEPDDIDHFGNRRIRAVGELIQNQVRTGLSRMERVVRERMTTQDVEAITPQTLINIRPVVASIKEFFGTSQLSQFMDQNNPLAGLTHKRRLSALGPGGLSRDRAGMEVRDVHTSHYGRMCPIETPEGPNIGLIGSLATYGRINPFGFVETPYRRVVDGKVTDEVDYLTADDEDRHVIAQANAPLNADGSFTESTVLVRTKGGEPDLVPGANVDYMDVSPRQMVSVATALIPFLEHDDANRALMGANMQRQAVPLVRSEAPLVGTGMERRAAVDAGDVVVATKAGVVTEVSADLVTVANDDATTSTYRIAKFRRSNQGTCYNQRVLVEHGARVEPGSVLADGPATDEGELALGRNLLVAFMSWEGHNYEDAIILSQRLVQDDVLSSIHIEEHEVDARDTKLGPEEITRDIPNVSEEVLGDLDERGIIRIGAEVAAGDILVGKVTPKGETELTPEERLLRAIFGEKAREVRDTSLKVPHGESGTVIEVRTFSRDDGDELPAGVNELVRVYIAQRRKITDGDKLAGRHGNKGVISKILPVEDMPFLEDGTPVDVVLNPLGVPGRMNVGQVLETHLGWVAKQGWDIELAEGEATWRDGVPAVAARSTPGNPVATPVFDGVPEETLTGLLSTTLPNRDGERTVKGDGKARLFDGRSGEPFPEPVSVGYMYILKLHHLVDDKIHARSTGPYSMITQQPLGGKAQFGGQRFGEMEVWALEAYGAAYTLQELLTIKSDDVPGRVKVYEAIVKGENIPDSGIPESFKVLLKEMQSLCLNVEVLSSDGVSIDMKENDDEVYRAAEELGIDLSRRPNASSIEEI, encoded by the coding sequence TTGGCTGCCTCGCGCATCCCTACTGCACCGTCCGCCGACGCCATCGCGAACCGCACCGCATCCCGTCGCATCTCCTTCGCCAAGATCCACGAGCCGCTCGAGGTCCCCGACCTGCTCGGTCTGCAGACCGAGAGCTTCGACTGGCTGCTGGGCAACGAGCGCTGGCAGGCCCGCGTGGCCGCCGCGCTCGAGGTCGGTCGCAACGACGTCCCGGAGACCGCCGGCCTGGAGGAGATCTTCGAGGAGATCTCCCCGATCGAGGACTTCGGCGGGACGATGTCGCTCTCCTTCCGCGAGCACCGCTTCGAGCCGCCCAAGTACACGGCCGAGGAGTGCAAGGAGAAGGACTTCACCTTCGCCGCGCCGCTGTTCGTCACGGCCGAGTTCGTCAACTACACGACCGGCGAGATCAAGTCGCAGACCGTCTTCATGGGTGACTTCCCCCTGATGACCGAGCGCGGCACCTTCATCATCAACGGCACCGAGCGCGTCGTCGTCTCGCAGCTCGTCCGCTCGCCCGGCGTGTACTTCGAGCGCACGGCCGACAAGACGTCCGACAAGGACGTCCTCACGGCCAAGGTCATCCCGAGCCGTGGCGCGTGGCTCGAGTTCGAGATCGACAAGCGCGACAACGTCGGCGTGCGCGTCGACCGCAAGCGCAAGCAGAACGCCACCGTGCTCCTCAAGGCGCTCGGCATGACGGAGAGCGAGATCCGCGAGGAGTTCGCGGAGTACCCCGCCGTCATCGACACGCTCGAGAAGGACCACGTCCAGACGCAGGACGAGGCGCTGCTCGACCTCTACCGCAAGATCCGCCCGGGTGAGCCGCCGACCGTCGAGGCCGGCCGTGCGCTGCTCGAGAACTTCTACTTCAACCCCAAGCGCTACGACCTCGCCAAGGTCGGCCGCTACAAGCTGAACAAGAAGCTCGGCCAGGACGCGCCGCTGTCCGACTCGGTCCTCGCGCTCTCGGACGTCGTCGCGACGATCAAGTACCTCGCGGCCCTGCACATCGACAAGCCGACGCTGCCCGGCACGCGCGGCGGTCAGGCGGTCGAGATCCGGGTCGAGCCCGACGACATCGACCACTTCGGCAACCGGCGCATCCGCGCCGTCGGCGAGCTCATCCAGAACCAGGTCCGCACGGGCCTGTCGCGGATGGAGCGCGTCGTGCGCGAGCGCATGACGACGCAGGACGTCGAGGCCATCACGCCGCAGACGCTCATCAACATCCGCCCCGTCGTGGCCTCCATCAAGGAGTTCTTCGGGACGAGCCAGCTGTCGCAGTTCATGGACCAGAACAACCCGCTCGCGGGCCTGACGCACAAGCGGCGTCTGTCGGCCCTCGGCCCGGGTGGTCTGTCCCGCGACCGCGCCGGCATGGAGGTCCGTGACGTCCACACCTCGCACTACGGCCGCATGTGCCCGATCGAGACCCCCGAGGGGCCGAACATCGGTCTGATCGGCTCGCTCGCGACGTACGGACGGATCAACCCGTTCGGCTTCGTCGAGACGCCGTACCGCCGCGTCGTCGACGGCAAGGTCACCGACGAGGTCGACTACCTGACCGCGGACGACGAGGACCGGCACGTCATCGCCCAGGCGAACGCGCCGCTGAACGCGGACGGCTCCTTCACCGAGTCGACCGTCCTCGTGCGGACCAAGGGCGGCGAGCCGGACCTCGTGCCCGGCGCGAACGTCGACTACATGGACGTCTCGCCGCGCCAGATGGTGTCGGTCGCCACCGCGCTCATCCCGTTCCTCGAGCACGACGACGCCAACCGCGCGCTCATGGGCGCCAACATGCAGCGCCAGGCGGTGCCGCTGGTCCGTTCCGAGGCGCCGCTCGTCGGTACCGGCATGGAGCGTCGTGCGGCCGTCGACGCCGGCGACGTGGTCGTGGCGACCAAGGCCGGCGTGGTCACCGAGGTGTCGGCCGACCTGGTCACCGTCGCCAACGACGACGCGACCACGTCGACGTACCGCATCGCGAAGTTCCGCCGCTCGAACCAGGGCACCTGCTACAACCAGCGCGTGCTGGTCGAGCACGGCGCCCGCGTGGAGCCCGGCTCGGTGCTCGCGGACGGCCCGGCGACGGACGAGGGCGAGCTCGCGCTCGGCCGCAACCTGCTCGTCGCGTTCATGTCGTGGGAGGGCCACAACTACGAGGACGCGATCATCCTGTCGCAGCGCCTCGTGCAGGACGACGTCCTGTCCTCGATCCACATCGAGGAGCACGAGGTCGACGCGCGCGACACCAAGCTCGGCCCCGAGGAGATCACGCGGGACATCCCGAACGTCTCCGAGGAGGTCCTGGGCGACCTCGACGAGCGCGGGATCATCCGCATCGGTGCCGAGGTCGCGGCGGGCGACATCCTCGTCGGCAAGGTCACGCCCAAGGGCGAGACCGAGCTGACCCCCGAGGAGCGCCTGCTGCGCGCCATCTTCGGCGAGAAGGCGCGCGAGGTCCGCGACACGTCGCTCAAGGTGCCCCACGGCGAGTCCGGCACGGTGATCGAGGTGCGCACGTTCAGCCGCGACGACGGCGACGAGCTGCCCGCCGGCGTCAACGAGCTGGTCCGCGTGTACATCGCGCAGCGCCGCAAGATCACCGACGGCGACAAGCTCGCCGGCCGTCACGGCAACAAGGGCGTCATCTCCAAGATCCTGCCCGTCGAGGACATGCCGTTCCTCGAGGACGGGACGCCGGTCGACGTCGTCCTCAACCCGCTGGGCGTCCCCGGGCGCATGAACGTCGGCCAGGTGCTCGAGACCCACCTCGGCTGGGTCGCCAAGCAGGGCTGGGACATCGAGCTCGCCGAGGGCGAGGCGACGTGGCGGGACGGCGTGCCTGCCGTCGCGGCGCGCTCGACCCCGGGCAACCCGGTCGCCACCCCCGTGTTCGACGGTGTGCCCGAGGAGACCCTCACCGGTCTGCTCAGCACCACGCTGCCCAACCGGGACGGCGAGCGGACGGTCAAGGGTGACGGCAAGGCGCGGCTGTTCGACGGACGCTCCGGCGAGCCGTTCCCGGAGCCGGTGTCCGTCGGCTACATGTACATCCTCAAGCTGCACCACCTCGTGGACGACAAGATCCACGCCCGGTCGACCGGCCCGTACTCGATGATCACGCAGCAGCCGCTGGGTGGTAAGGCGCAGTTCGGTGGCCAGCGGTTCGGCGAGATGGAGGTGTGGGCCCTGGAGGCGTACGGCGCCGCCTACACGCTGCAGGAGCTGCTCACCATCAAGTCCGACGACGTCCCGGGCCGCGTCAAGGTCTACGAGGCGATCGTCAAGGGCGAGAACATCCCGGACTCCGGTATCCCGGAGTCGTTCAAGGTCCTGCTCAAGGAGATGCAGTCGCTCTGCCTGAACGTCGAGGTGCTGTCGTCCGACGGCGTCTCGATCGACATGAAGGAGAACGACGACGAGGTCTACCGCGCCGCGGAAGAGCTCGGCATCGACCTGTCGCGGCGCCCGAACGCCAGCAGCATCGAGGAGATCTGA
- the rpsG gene encoding 30S ribosomal protein S7 produces MPRKGPAPKRPLIVDPVYGSPVVTQLINKVLLDGKKTVAEAIVYGALEGVREKTQSDPVVVLKRALDNVRPAIEVKSRRVGGATYQVPIEVRPVRATTLALRWLTDYSRARREKTMTERLMNEILDASNGLGAAVKRREDMHKMAESNRAFAHYRW; encoded by the coding sequence ATGCCTCGCAAGGGTCCCGCTCCGAAGCGGCCGCTGATCGTCGACCCCGTCTACGGCTCGCCGGTGGTCACGCAGCTCATCAACAAGGTCCTCCTCGACGGCAAGAAGACCGTCGCCGAGGCCATCGTCTACGGCGCCCTCGAGGGTGTCCGTGAGAAGACGCAGTCCGACCCGGTCGTCGTGCTCAAGCGCGCGCTGGACAACGTGCGTCCCGCCATCGAGGTCAAGTCCCGCCGCGTCGGTGGTGCGACCTACCAGGTGCCGATCGAGGTCCGCCCCGTGCGCGCCACGACGCTGGCCCTGCGCTGGCTGACGGACTACTCGCGCGCGCGTCGCGAGAAGACCATGACCGAGCGCCTCATGAACGAGATCCTCGACGCCTCCAACGGCCTGGGTGCCGCGGTGAAGCGTCGTGAGGACATGCACAAGATGGCCGAGTCCAACCGGGCGTTCGCGCACTACCGCTGGTGA